One stretch of Cohnella algarum DNA includes these proteins:
- the glpX gene encoding class II fructose-bisphosphatase, translated as MERELALEIVRVTELAALASAPWMGRGDKNGADGAATAAMRAMFDTVSVRGTVVIGEGEMDEAPMLYIGEEVGSMNGPEVDVAVDPLEGTEIVAKGLNNAMSVIAVANKGQLLHAPDMYMEKLAVGPELVGKLSLSDPIETTLHKAAAALDKKVSELTVMLLDRPRHESLVKALRKVGLRIKFLSDGDVAGAMAPAFPEAGIDLYVGSGGAPEGVLAAAALKCLGGELQGRLMPADGNEYERCVQMGIENPYRILTMEDMVGSEDVIFAATGVTPGEFLGGVRYISGERAETHSIVMRAKTRTIRFVRSLHYLPNKSLLAAIR; from the coding sequence ATGGAACGAGAACTGGCATTGGAAATCGTGCGCGTCACGGAGCTGGCTGCGCTTGCCTCCGCTCCCTGGATGGGGCGAGGCGATAAAAACGGGGCGGACGGCGCGGCGACCGCCGCGATGCGGGCGATGTTCGACACGGTGTCCGTCCGCGGCACGGTCGTCATCGGCGAAGGCGAGATGGACGAAGCGCCGATGCTCTATATCGGCGAGGAAGTCGGCAGCATGAACGGTCCCGAGGTCGACGTGGCGGTGGACCCGCTCGAAGGCACCGAAATCGTCGCGAAGGGCCTCAACAACGCGATGTCGGTCATCGCCGTCGCCAACAAGGGGCAATTGCTGCACGCCCCGGACATGTATATGGAAAAGCTGGCCGTAGGCCCGGAACTGGTGGGCAAGCTCAGCCTGAGCGACCCGATCGAAACGACGCTGCACAAGGCGGCCGCCGCCTTGGACAAGAAGGTGTCGGAGCTAACGGTCATGCTTCTCGACCGGCCGCGCCACGAGTCGCTCGTGAAGGCGCTGCGCAAAGTCGGCTTGCGGATCAAGTTTCTGTCGGACGGGGACGTGGCCGGAGCGATGGCCCCGGCGTTTCCCGAAGCCGGCATCGACTTGTACGTCGGGTCTGGAGGCGCGCCGGAGGGCGTGCTCGCCGCCGCGGCGCTGAAATGTTTGGGAGGCGAGCTGCAGGGAAGGCTGATGCCCGCCGACGGAAACGAATACGAGCGCTGCGTTCAAATGGGCATCGAAAATCCGTACCGGATTTTGACGATGGAGGATATGGTCGGCAGCGAAGACGTGATCTTCGCGGCGACCGGCGTCACGCCGGGCGAGTTTCTCGGCGGCGTGCGCTACATTTCGGGCGAAAGGGCCGAAACGCATTCGATCGTCATGCGCGCGAAGACGCGAACGATCCGTTTCGTCCGCTCTCTCCATTATTTGCCGAACAAGTCGCTGTTGGCGGCCATACGATAA
- a CDS encoding pyruvate, water dikinase regulatory protein, with protein sequence MALDSQKMIYACSDALGETAEAVAKATVRQFATESVKIKRYGGIKHEDEVKGIIREAARTGGFIAYTLVQPELRETMREEAIRAGVKAIDVMGPMMQAFIDTFNDSPKYQPGLLHEMDDHYYRKIEAIEFAVRYDDGKDVRGLQQAQVVLVGVSRTSKTPLSIFLAHKGIRTANYPITPEVKPPDELFAPGDRLIVGLTMNPERLLKIRTERLRALGLPVHAHYASLDRIERELAFAAALMERLGCPVIDVTEKAIEETAGLIMERLSDNGYGG encoded by the coding sequence TTGGCGCTGGACAGCCAAAAAATGATTTACGCCTGCTCGGATGCGCTGGGGGAAACGGCGGAAGCGGTCGCCAAGGCGACCGTTCGCCAATTCGCCACCGAAAGCGTGAAAATCAAGCGCTACGGCGGCATCAAGCATGAGGACGAAGTGAAGGGCATCATTCGCGAGGCGGCTCGAACCGGCGGCTTTATCGCCTATACGCTCGTGCAGCCCGAATTGCGCGAGACGATGAGGGAGGAAGCGATCCGGGCGGGCGTCAAAGCGATCGACGTGATGGGGCCGATGATGCAGGCTTTTATCGATACGTTTAACGATTCCCCCAAATATCAGCCCGGCTTGCTTCATGAAATGGACGATCATTATTATCGCAAAATCGAAGCGATCGAGTTTGCGGTCCGCTACGACGACGGGAAGGACGTGCGGGGACTGCAGCAGGCGCAGGTCGTGCTGGTCGGCGTTTCCCGCACCTCCAAGACGCCGCTTAGCATCTTTCTTGCGCATAAGGGCATCCGAACCGCAAACTATCCGATCACGCCGGAAGTGAAGCCTCCGGACGAATTGTTCGCGCCCGGCGACCGGCTGATCGTCGGCCTTACGATGAATCCCGAACGGCTGCTGAAAATCAGGACGGAACGGCTGCGGGCGCTCGGCCTGCCGGTGCACGCCCATTACGCTTCGCTGGATCGAATCGAACGGGAGCTGGCGTTCGCCGCGGCCTTGATGGAGCGTCTCGGCTGTCCGGTCATCGACGTGACCGAAAAGGCGATCGAAGAGACGGCCGGCCTTATTATGGAACGATTATCGGATAACGGATACGGGGGGTAA